GAAGGAGAGGCGTATGATTGGAATTCACTTGAAAATGGTCTGGCACTAAAGATTCAAGCACTAACAGGCAAAGAGGCTATTCCAAAAGAAGAGGTTAAATATGAGATGGCGGAGATTAACTATGACTGGATAGAAACTGATACACCATCCGGGATTATCTATGATGATCAGAACGAACCTTTTAACTTACCATTTACCTTTAGTTACTATGGCAAGGATTACGATAAGGTAAATGTATGCAGTAATGGTTTCTTGAGTTTTACATCAAGAAGCACGGCTTATTGGTCATACTGGCTAAACATTCCTGACAATCAGGACCCAAATGCCATGATAGCACCATTTTTTAGAGACCTGAATCCAGGAGTTGGTGGTAAGATTACATATAAGGATTTAGGTGATAAGTGGGTAATGAGTTGGGAAGATATACCGTTGTACTGGCCACGGGATAAAAAAGAGACATTTCAGGTAATACTGAATGTAGACGGTTCGATTATATTTCAGTATAAAGACCTACAACATGTAGATTCTTATGTAAAAGCAGGGATAGAAGATGAGCGAGGAAAGGAAGGAATAGGAATTAGTCAGACATCACTTGCCAATGGCAAGGCTTATGAGATAGTGCGGGTAGTCCAGAAGTTAGAATCACCACCTGCAGAGAAGGTAACTATTACCAGTAAGACCTCGTATGTCTATGGTAATGGGCAGTTAGTGGCGAAGCTACAGGAAGAACCAATTAACTCTGCTCCCAAGATTTATTACTACCATAATGACCACTTAGGTTCAGCAAGGGTGATTACGGATAAGGACGGCAAGGTAGTCGAGCAGTATTTCTATTATCCCTTTGGTGGTGGCGGACCTGCGGGCGGACCGACATTTACTGGCAAGGAGCTGGATGACAGCGGCCTATTCTACTTCGGCGCCAGATACTACGACCCGGCATTGGGGAGGTTTATCTCACCGGATCCAATACAGGTGCCAGGAGAGAATATCTATGTCTATTGTGCCAACAATCCATTGAAGTATGTAGACCCAAATGGGGAATGGTTCTGGGAAGTTGTACATTTCTTATGGAATGTTTACAGAGCTTATACAATTGGTAGGTCGATTTACAATGCATATCAATACGGTGGCTGGGAATATGCATTAATGAGTGCTGGTAGTAGCTGGATGTTTAATCAATTCAGTGCGGGGATAAGTGCAGGAATAGATTTTGGTGATTGGGGAGGAGCATTAGGAGATATACTTGAGTTAAGTGTAGAAAGGGCGATATACGGCGGAGTAGGAGCAGCGATGTATGGTGGAGATTTCTGGGAAGGGGCAAAAGCAGGCGCAATTAGTGGTGCTAAATTCGGTGCGATAGGATACCTCGTTGGTAATCCTGCTGACCCAACTGATTCATGCTATGGAGTTAATTCCTTTGTAGGAGGAGTAATAGGAAAAGAAGTAATAAAAAGAGCTCCGAGAGCATGGAATCTACTAAAAAATGTGATAAATAAGATTAAGGGGAAATTTGGGAAGGGGGAAGCAAAGTGGCAATTTGGGAAGGATAAGTCTTTAACTAAATGGCAAAATCAAATGAGAACCAGAGGTTGGACTGAGAAACAAATTACTGAAGCAATAGAAAGAGGAATTCGTGTGCCAGCAGTTAATAAAATAAATCCAGCAAATGGAGCAACTCGCTTTATTCATCCAGAAACTGGAAAATCAGTCGTTATTGATAATGTAACTAAAGAAATTATACATATTGGAGGGAAAGGTTTTGTCTATTAAGAATGAAAAAAAAGAAGAGATATATATCCCATTACTAAATGAGGGAGTTGATGTTTTTAGACCTACTTTGGGTATTGAAATAGAGAAAAATATTTTTAAAGTGCTTCCAATAGAAAAATATGATCCAGAAGATGAAAGATGGAAATTTTTGCCTGGAAGTATTGTTAGATGTAAAAAAGAGATTCGGGAAGGAAAAGAGATATTAATTGCAACAGAACTCCAGAACTCCTGACAGGAGGATGAAGATCGCATCTTGAATTGTGAATTGACATGTTACATAACTTATTGTTAATAAAAGGAATAGAGTGGTGAAAATTGGGGTTAGGCTTCGAGCAGAATTAACTAAATTGCTCTTTGAAAACTTAAGACACGGATTACACTGATTTATGGTCGGGGATAGGGTCGGGGTCGGGGATAGGGTCGGGGTCGGGGATAGGGTCGCATCTTGAATTGGGGTCGGGGATAGGGTCGGTCGGGGATAGGGTCGCATCTTGAATTGTGAATTGTTAATAAAGGAATAGTAAAATTTACTTTTTCTTTCCTAAATTGCTCTTTGAAAATTAAGCATCCATGATAATAGAGATAGCACCATTTTTTAGAGACCTGAATCCAAGAGCTGGTGGTAAGATTACTTATAAGGATTTAGGTGATAAGTGGGTAATGAGTTGGGAAGATATACCGTTGTACTGGCCACGGGATAAAAAAGAGACATTTCAGGTAATACTGAATGTAGACGGTTCGATTATATTTCAGTATAAAGACTTGCAACGCGTAGATTCCTGGGTAAAAGCAGGGATAGAAGATGAGCGAGGAAAAGAGGGAATAGGAATTAGTCAGACATCACTTGCCAATGGCAAGGCATACGAGATAGTGCGGGTAGTCCAGAAGTTAGAATCACCACCGGCAGAGAAGGTAACTATCACCAGTAAGACCTCGTATGTCTATGGAAATGGGCAGTTAGTAGCAAAGTTACAGGAAGAGCCAATTGGCTCTTCACCGAAGGTGTATTACTACCATAATGACCACTTAGGCTCGGCGCGAGCAATTACTGATAAAGATGGGAAGGTAGTCGAGCAGTATTTCTATTATCCCTTTGGTGGTGGCGGACCTGTCGGTGGACCGACATTTACTGGCAAGGAGCTGGATGATAGCGGCCTCTTCTACTTCGGCGCCAGATACTATGACCCGGCATTGGGTAGATTCATTACCCCAGACCCAATTCAAGCCGCAGGCCAAAATCTGTATGTCTATTGTTACAACAATCCGCTTGGCTATGTTGATCCGAATGGTGAGTGGGCTTTTATTCCATTCCTGATTAGTGTATTTAAAGTCTACTCAATTGCCAGTACCATTTATAATATCTATCAAGGATATAAATATGGAGGTTTTGAAGGAGCCATACAGGCAGGAATGGTAAGTTTTGCCAGTTGGATGCTAACCAGTAGTATTGACTTTGGCAATGAACTCTGGCAAGATATGTTGGAGGGAGCATTATCAGGGGCGATAAGTGGGGGCATAAGTGCCTTAGTCTACGGTGGAGATTTTGGTAAGGCTATGTATCAAGGCGCTGGCTGGGGTGCTGCTGGCGGTGCAATTGGTCATTGGGCTGAAAAAGTAATGGAATCTTATGAAAATGCACCAAAAGATGAGGCAACATTGTATGCGTGGGATAAACCAGAACCAGGGAAGGGGAGGTGGCCACATGCTTCAGTAGAATTTGAAGGTGGATATGAAAGTTTATATCCTGGTAAGAAAATGAGTTTAGCTGATGATAAAGAAATTCACAAGGATAAGCCAGAAACATTATATAAGCCTCACAATAAGGATATGATAGTAAAAGGCCTTGATAAGAATAAAATTAGTAAAATAGATAAAGCGTGGACTCCATACAGCTATAATTGCGCAGATCATGCTCAAGCAGTATTACAGGC
This genomic interval from bacterium contains the following:
- a CDS encoding RHS repeat-associated core domain-containing protein; the protein is MIIEIAPFFRDLNPRAGGKITYKDLGDKWVMSWEDIPLYWPRDKKETFQVILNVDGSIIFQYKDLQRVDSWVKAGIEDERGKEGIGISQTSLANGKAYEIVRVVQKLESPPAEKVTITSKTSYVYGNGQLVAKLQEEPIGSSPKVYYYHNDHLGSARAITDKDGKVVEQYFYYPFGGGGPVGGPTFTGKELDDSGLFYFGARYYDPALGRFITPDPIQAAGQNLYVYCYNNPLGYVDPNGEWAFIPFLISVFKVYSIASTIYNIYQGYKYGGFEGAIQAGMVSFASWMLTSSIDFGNELWQDMLEGALSGAISGGISALVYGGDFGKAMYQGAGWGAAGGAIGHWAEKVMESYENAPKDEATLYAWDKPEPGKGRWPHASVEFEGGYESLYPGKKMSLADDKEIHKDKPETLYKPHNKDMIVKGLDKNKISKIDKAWTPYSYNCADHAQAVLQAGGAQFLPKLFINTPNSLYYRVQIRRAWRTFLYGKQEW